One Rouxiella sp. S1S-2 genomic window, GGACTGACCAGAGTGGGCAAACCCATGCCAAAGTTTTTTGGCAACAGCTGACGGACAAGTCGTATATGTTCTTCAATCAGATAAAAGTTATCGAGCAGCCATTCGGCGGCGGGCGCGATACTTTTGTCACCGCCTGAGCTCAGAATGTTGCAGTTGCGCGATAACAGCGCTTCGCTATCAGTCAGGCGGTTTAATAAATAGTAAGGCGCTTTTTTGGTTGAAAGCTTGTGCGACTGTGCAAGTATTTCGCCGTATCTTTCCATCTGATCGATAGAAAAAATTTCGGCCGCAATCGGGGCAATCTCGCGATCGTCTTTGTTGTCGCTTAACGTTATTCCCTGTGAGGCTTGGGGGACCCTTTGGTTCTTAATCCATTGAACGAAAGCCATTTTCACAAAAATTTTTCCTCGTGCGTACGCAAGAGGAGGGACATGGTAAACGTAATGAGTACGCACTCAAGGGTGGATGAAGAGATCGTTTGAAATCTTCATGGAGCAGCTAATAAAGAGATAGCCGGATGGTCAAATTATAGCAGCTAAACCGCCGGTCTCTGGGGGAGGCCGTATTCTGGCTCGTTCATTTTGTCCGAAAGTGTCCTTTACTTGGCTTTCCACTGCTTACAGCACTTGCGCTTCAGCATACCACTTCTGCAATCAACGGTTTATATGGGTTTACTTCCTTTATCATCCGCCTGTTTTGGCGTGCTGGTGTGCGTATTTGGCGCTAAAAAATTCTCACGTTGAGTGCGCAACGGCCTGAATAACGGCTGCGAGTATTTTAACCGCGGTCACAATGGCCCCATCAGTGAACCCACCCAAGCCGAGAATTAATCCCGCTTTCGCATTGCCCATCGAATACATCGGTGACACGGCGCGCACAGAGATGCCAGCTGCAAGGGCGCATTTAACCACGGCGCTGTCTTGTAAATCCGCTCTCAGCCACAGCACCATGTGCATTCCCTGGTCGCATGGCTGAAGTTTGGCAAGATCGGGGGGAATGTACTTAATTACCGCCTCAATCAACACCGTTCGCTTTTCAGCATACACACTACGCATGCGGCGAATATGGCGGTCAAGGTGTCCCTCTGCCATAAAACTGGCTAAAACGTGCTGGTCTGCGCTGGGCGGATGGCGGTCAATCAGCATTCTGGCACCGCAGTAGGCGTCAACTAAGATTTCGGGCACCACGGCGTAGCCGAGCCGCAATGAGGGAAACAGGATTTTGCTAAAGGTGCCTAAATAGACCACCCGTTCGGGCGCCAACCCCTGTAACGAGGGAAAAGGATGACCGGCATAGCGTAATTCACTGTCGTAATCGTCTTCTACAATCCATGAACGGTGCGTTTTTGCCCAGTCAATTAAGGCCATTCTTCGCGCCATGCTCAGTGGCATGCCAACCGGATATTGGTGCGAAGGTGTAACGAATGCTGCTCTGGCATCCGCCCCCAGTGCAATGCCGCGTGCCACGTCCAACCCTTCTTCATCGAGCGGCACCCGAATCATTTGTGCCTGCCGACCCGTGGTTTCAAAAATTGAGGTAATACCTGGATAGGCAGGGTCTTCAACCCAGACCTTATCCGCACTGTCTAGCAGAACCTGGGTTGAAAGAAATAATCCCTGCTGAGTTCCGGCCGTGATAATTACCTGCTCGGGGGAGCAGTGTACCGACCGTGATTTTCTGACGTATTCGGCTATTTGCTCACGCAACGCCAGTGCACCCGCCGGCGAACCATAGCCCGACGGGGCTCCCGGGCCTTTTGCCCTGACTCGATTACCTATCCGCCGCCAGATATCATCTGGCAAAGTGCTACCCGCGGGAATAGACACCGCAAAAGGCACCGGTGGCAACACGCTTATTTTGGCTCCTGCTTGGGCATATCGTGCCGCCTGTGCCGAGAGCATGGGCGGCTCGTGCCCCGGTTCGTTGCTAAGCTCGACCGGACGACTTACCTCGGCCAGAACG contains:
- a CDS encoding PLP-dependent aminotransferase family protein; its protein translation is MPRKAKIVDIPAIGELDRQRGQLSLQLANALKKALQRGELKPGDLLPSTRTLALSLNLARGTVIEAFEQLIAEGFFEALRGSGTRIANVLAEVSRPVELSNEPGHEPPMLSAQAARYAQAGAKISVLPPVPFAVSIPAGSTLPDDIWRRIGNRVRAKGPGAPSGYGSPAGALALREQIAEYVRKSRSVHCSPEQVIITAGTQQGLFLSTQVLLDSADKVWVEDPAYPGITSIFETTGRQAQMIRVPLDEEGLDVARGIALGADARAAFVTPSHQYPVGMPLSMARRMALIDWAKTHRSWIVEDDYDSELRYAGHPFPSLQGLAPERVVYLGTFSKILFPSLRLGYAVVPEILVDAYCGARMLIDRHPPSADQHVLASFMAEGHLDRHIRRMRSVYAEKRTVLIEAVIKYIPPDLAKLQPCDQGMHMVLWLRADLQDSAVVKCALAAGISVRAVSPMYSMGNAKAGLILGLGGFTDGAIVTAVKILAAVIQAVAHST